The segment GCGTCTTCagctattgtttttttcttgttaaaaGGAAATGAAGCCAAAATCTCCAAAGCGGTCACAGGTCCCACGCCAGTAACTCCGACTGTGTAATCGCTTCCCACGAGCAGAGCCAGCAGCACCAACTTCTCACGACTCAAATCTGCAATAAGagataatatacattattttcgaTCAATGAAAGAACATAGACATTGTATCGCAATACGTACTAAACGATTTTTCAATTCGTTCCCGCAAAAATTGCAAGACATGTTTTTTCtgattgaaaaagtttttgtacACCGTTCTGCCCCCGAACAGCCAAATGTCACTGTCATCTGTTATGGTGCCGTCGGTAAGTTTGAGAGCCTCCAACACCGCGCACTGCGCTTCAGCCTCCATCGGAGCTACGATGTACGGGATGCCGAAGATTTGAAGCAGTTCCTGCGCCTCTTTGGTCATCTGTTCAGTTATGTTGCGACCAATACGATCTAATTTGCCCTTTTCTTGAAGCAGTAACTGTTCCTCATTCTCAATTTCCGTTACCATAGTGTTAAGTTCTTCAgctgatattttttgtctttctGGTATCACTGCCTTTTGAGTTGTAGCAAGCTCCTCTGATACTGTTTGGTCTCTATCCACTACATCTTTTTGATCTTCATTTCTCTGTTTTTCACTTTCTTCATTCAAGCATGTTTCTATACTTTTTGAAGTTGTTTCTATACTTTTTGAAGTTGTCTCAACTTCAGCTGtgacatttgatttaattatatctttaactTCGTTCTCGTTTTTGCTAATATCTTCCTTTATTTCTTGCTCTTCCTTTATATTAGGTGCTAAACATTTTTCACCAGCtttactttcaaatatatCGGCAAATATATCATCTTCGATCGTATTGCCCATATTGAGGGTTAACGTAACAACTGGTTTCTTAGACTCGGTCTCTTCATCAGAAACATCTTCGAAGTCATCCTCACTGGAGCTTGAactttctaatttaatattatctttcgCAGTTTCAACTTTAACTTCGTCGTTATCTGTTTCCGCTTCTCCTAAGCTTGAATCAAGAGAAATAACATCAGCAACAGATTTCTCAACACATATTATAGAAGCCTCTTCATGATTGCTTTCTTCCAATTTACACTTTTTACTTAAGACTTCATTTTCCATTACCGCTTCTACAGCACATGACTTATCTTTATCGTTTTCTTTTTCTACTACTTCACACTTATCTTTGTCATCATCACTAGACATTAACTCAATCTCATCTTCTATAATAGTCTTTTCTTGTGCGAGCTCTTCAATCATTTCATTAACTCTTGGTTTAgtaggtttatttttttctttttgttttgcgGCAACAATGTTATCAATGACTTTGTAGTTTAAGTCGGTATATTGTTTGATGTATGATTTTGCTGACGTCATATCAGGAGGGGCGAATCCATCTTCGTCTTCGTCATCTGAATAGTCAGATTCTGTGAGGAAAGATGTCCAGGACTCATCAGTTTTTGACGTACAAGCGCTCGTGTCGGCCTCTTCCACACATTCCAGCGACATTTTAATAGCTTTTTCTAAATCATCATCGCATTCATCGTTTTTCTGAATATCTTTGGTATCATGTTTTTCTACTTCAGTTGTCGctgatattttcatttgtgCTTGTTGGGCAGCTTCTTCCTTTCTCTTAGCATTTTCCAACGCCTGCCTTACATTACTTATAAGTAGATATCTCGTTGTATTATTTGACGCTATTCTGCGACTCGGCAAGCTCTCTATTTTAGTGTCTATGCCCTCTTCATTGAGCAATGATTCCAATTCGTTTAAGGACATGCCCTCATCACCCATCTCTTTTTCGGTTTCTTCCAAACATTCTTGTAGTTGCCTCCGTTTTAGCAATCTCTGCATCTGTatagaacaattttttttataactctgATCCAATTTTTTGTaacctattatttatttataaaattataatttacttgaaAATCCGAAAAGTTGTCACTTTTCTTAggtaatgtgtttattttgcCCCAAGAATTCATTTTCCTCGTTTCCTTCAGTTCAATTAGAAggtcatatttttcttttattggcatatttttaaatttatctgagTCAAAATCTACAGAGTGTAAGTCCACTGTTGATGCACTTGAATCTTGTTCATCTTCAGACCTATAATTATACCATGAGTGTggtgaataataataaaaaaaatatattaaattcaacttTATGTTAAGTTTCGAAAAGTCAATAAGAAATtggcaatattttatttagattcatACAAAATGTGTAACAGTTTATGATATTCTAAGCAGATTTTGCTGGTAGACTGATTTATGCCAAGattcatatttattctattgcaTAAGTTGTTGGGATCAGAAcaaaaaatcaacaaaataatttaatatactaagGACTACATACTCAGATTCAGAATATGCACCCTTTTCTGGTAATTCCGGTAGTTTAAAGATGTCATCATTAGCCTGAGGTTGTTTATTCTTAGTGGGAGAAATCTGTTTTCCTAGCAATGAACCAATTGCAGTTTTTTTGCCCAAGAGCAAAGTGATTTCtctctttaatttttctgATGCAGAATTATATTTCGTTTTGTTGTCTTGTCTTTTAgcctaaaaattttaaatataaaaagaatattttaaaacaaatacaattatatttaaaacctatAAAGCGTTGCTATAATTTTTGTGAGTGTTTTGGCTTatgtttctaaataattttattgcatctatatgtttataaacaatatctaTCGACTTACAATTGTTTCTCTTTTAAGATCTGGAAATCCACcatcaaatacaaaaactgGCTTGATtctaaaatatagtaatttacATAGTCTTTGGAACAACCCAATGAGATGAGCATTCGGTAGAGGAGCTCCTTTAGCATCCTGATAGCCTTTCACCATCTGATGCAACCATATTGAAATATCTGTACAGTAAAGTGAATTATTTATCGTCCgtcattatttgttattaaacgctttaaatatctaacatcttattaatattcaaccCACCGACTGCTAAAACTTTATTCTCTAATGTTTCAACAGGCACGGGTTTTCCGGCCGGCTCGATAAGTCTCCACAGGCCAGTCACTCCCATCGCATGCGATATAATTTCAAGtcagattttttgtttaactaaTCTATATAACAGTGTACATAACAAAGGTCGTTTCCCACGAGATCTCCGGTCAATCGTCGAGTCTCTTCCTCACACATCGTAACATTTTCGCTTCGTGAACTCTACTTATTTATAACGCACACAACAATATAATGTGACGTCTATTGCATGCTAGTTGCTACTGGTTCGTTTGTAAGTGTTCGGTTCACTACATACAACAATATCAAATGTTTTACTACACTGCGACGCCCACTCGTTCCCACACTTTATTTTTCCCACGCCCCATGCGTAACCCCACATCCTATGACCGGCCGTGTGTTCTGACACTTGTCAGTCGGCTTGCCGAAGTAGACCGAACTTGTACTGAGTCGCATCTCTCGAGACACATTCGCGCGCGTGTAATCGACAACAAGCTTGCACATCACTCTGGATGTCTATGGATCGTCTAACTTCTTGACAGTTGATATTTTTAGCGTTGTCTACTGtcgtatttatattgaaataaacataacttttaaACCCTTATTTGTATAACATATTACTATTAGCCCTAATCATAAAAGGATCAATTAAAATGTGATTTACTTATCATTTGTCGTCCTATGAAGCTTGGAATTGTTTACTGGACCTTCTGAAAATTTCCCCATCGAACAGGTGTTATTGAATGTATGTGTGTTACGGTTCCCatcgtaattatttatttatggtgttgtgaataatatacaaacgtTTCGATCGAAATAACGATTCGAAATCGAAATAAGAAGTTAACAATAGAAGGAGAATACACAGTCGCGATAAGGAATAAGGACGCTAACGGTCAAAAGGATTTTGTTTACACTATGTGTCCTAGCGACAGATAGTTGGCTCATCCAAGAGATAAGGATATCGAAGGCACATGATGTATGGCAATTCTCAAGAGCAATATTGTATAATGTTGGAATCGAGGTGAGAGTGAGCCGTGGCGAGCATGCCTCACCAGTACGGCGCGGGCGCGGGCGGCATGGGCGGGGGTCCACCGTCGCCGCCGCCGCAACACGGCGCGCTGTACCCGCGCTACGCCGCCGCCGCGGGCCCCGGCGCCGGCGCCTACCGCCCTGAGGAGCGCCGCCTCACTCGCGAAGCCATGGAGCGATATCTGCGAGACCGCTCGGACATGGTTGTTGTTATACTGCACGCTAAGGTCGCTCAAAAATCCTATGGTAACGAAAAGCGGTTCTTCTGCCCTCCaccatgtatatatttattcggtGATGGATGGCGGCTGCGACGGGAGCGCATGTTGCGTGAAGGTGAGACTGAACAGGCGTCACAGCTATGCGCCTTCATCGGAATCGGGAACTCCGATCAGGACATGCAGCAGctagatttaaataatggcAAGCAGTACTGTGCCGCTAAGACCTTGTACATATCTGATTCAGATAAACGGAAACATTTCATGCTCTCGGTGAAAATGTTCTATGGCAATGGTCATGACATCGGCATATTTAATAGCAAAAGAATCAAAGTTATATCCAAACCatcaaaaaagaaacaatCTTTGAAGAACGCTGATCTGTGCATCGCCAGTGGAACCAAGGTAGCTTTGTTTAATAGACTGAGGTCACAAACTGTGTCAACAAGATATCTTCATGTGGAGAATGGGAACTTCCATGCATCATCAACTCAATGGGGTGCATTCACGATTCACTTACTGGATGACAATGAGAGCGAGTCAGAGGAATTTGCAGTCAGAGATGGCTACGTTCACTACGGGTCAACGGTTAAACTCGTCTGTTCTGTCACAGGAATGGCCTTGCCTAGGCTGATAATAAGAAAGGTGAGTAGACttggttataaaataattcaacaacatatacataagtttatatattgataaaaacttTGATAACCTAGGTGGATAAACAGATGGCTTTACTTGAAGCCGACGATCCTGTATCTCAGCTCCATAAATGTGCGTTCTATATGAAAGACACAGAGAGGATGTATTTGTGCTTGTCACAAGAGAGGATAATACAATTTCAAGCGACTCCGTGTCCCAAAGAGCCCAACAAGGAAATGATAAATGATGGAGCTTGCTGGACCATCATCTCCACTGATAAGGCTGAATATCAGTTCTATGAAGGAATGGGACCTGTCAGGTAAATAAGCTTCACTAATTAAACAtcctatatttatacaaaaactaagcctatataagatatatactcaaatcaacatattaaaattcacagaatataattttttattgtcaattatttaacatttattatctgcaccattattaaaaaaaaaaaaatatcctaagTCTATGTCTACAGTCTGGACTAACACACTAAttcactaataatatatttaaccatCTAAGGTGTGATAAATTCTAAAGAATATTGTtatctcatatatatttagtacaaaGACAAACACACAGTCGCTCCAACATTAGAAAGCTATGATTGATGTTAATGGCATATAATGATGTGAACTGGGGAGCCGTCATGTACAGGGGGACTCTGAAATACAACACATTTTAGTATCaaacaatataacaaattataacaaacttGTTTCATAGACTGTTATGTATACATAgattttaaacacaatataCATTTGGACATATTTTTTGCAAAAGAAATAGAATTGGCATATCCAtttgcatgcatgtttgtgtCATATCACATGCATGTTTGTACACGCTGtacatatcaaaaataatattatttttctattttttgtctgtctgtttgttctcACTAATATCTGAAACAGCTGGACCTATATTGACCGGACTCTCACTGGCAGATAGGTGAAGTTTTAAGCAATGAATAAAgctagttttataaaataatccgTATCGTTAAATATCACGCGGATTAAATCGTTGGAACTATCCAGCTAGCATAAATGGGagtatattttctgtaatgCTACAatcattatgaaatttatataggatcaaaaattaattactatctgtgtatatttaaggtaaaaaattaattactatctGTGAACACACGGAGTTCCGCCGCGTTCCGATAAGTTCCAATGTGTGTCCATGTGTGTTCCATAGATCACCGGTGACTCCGGTGCCGTTGGTGCATTCGTTAAACCTGAACGGCGGCGGAGACGTGGCCATGTTGGAGCTGGCCGGAGACAACTTCACGCCGTCGCTCCAGGTGTGGTTTGGGGATGTCGAGGCGGAGACCATGTACCGCTGTGCTGAGTCCATGCTGTGTGTTGTACCTGACATATCACAGTTCAGAGGACAATGGCTGTGGGTACGGCAGCCCACACAGGTTCgtataaaaaatgataaaattatattatctgtattaatattttttttttcactacaAAACTTACTCATGTTTATAGTGTATGTAtcaagtgtatttttttattaatttttccctGTCTCTTTATTTCGGCTGATTTATGAAACGGCTGTATCGATTTAGATGAGGATTTTTCTGGAGAAAGCAAATGTGATAGGGAGAAACTTAATGTACTTTTACTTTAGGATTTCATACTatagaatgtttaaaaaacttgaACTTATACAGATTTAAGTGGATAATACAAGAACTTTATTTtggataacaaaaatttattctgtaacgattttttttatcgtaatcgtaatattaatattccgAATAATTTGGTGGGATTTTACCCTAACCTTAccgaaaaactaaaaaaaaaaattttatttattttttgtttatatatcgTGTAAAGctcaaaatatattgctttaGAAGTTTTGATGAAAGACAATTCAATGTTGGCCAATTGACGagattatcattaaaaaaaaaaaaacaaagaaaatatcgatatatatttttataccttcCATGCAGAACCTCTTTGGAATAATAGCAATATTATTCGATTTATGTGGC is part of the Danaus plexippus chromosome 2, MEX_DaPlex, whole genome shotgun sequence genome and harbors:
- the LOC116765233 gene encoding DNA excision repair protein ERCC-5 isoform X1, with amino-acid sequence MGVTGLWRLIEPAGKPVPVETLENKVLAVDISIWLHQMVKGYQDAKGAPLPNAHLIGLFQRLCKLLYFRIKPVFVFDGGFPDLKRETIAKRQDNKTKYNSASEKLKREITLLLGKKTAIGSLLGKQISPTKNKQPQANDDIFKLPELPEKGAYSESESEDEQDSSASTVDLHSVDFDSDKFKNMPIKEKYDLLIELKETRKMNSWGKINTLPKKSDNFSDFQMQRLLKRRQLQECLEETEKEMGDEGMSLNELESLLNEEGIDTKIESLPSRRIASNNTTRYLLISNVRQALENAKRKEEAAQQAQMKISATTEVEKHDTKDIQKNDECDDDLEKAIKMSLECVEEADTSACTSKTDESWTSFLTESDYSDDEDEDGFAPPDMTSAKSYIKQYTDLNYKVIDNIVAAKQKEKNKPTKPRVNEMIEELAQEKTIIEDEIELMSSDDDKDKCEVVEKENDKDKSCAVEAVMENEVLSKKCKLEESNHEEASIICVEKSVADVISLDSSLGEAETDNDEVKVETAKDNIKLESSSSSEDDFEDVSDEETESKKPVVTLTLNMGNTIEDDIFADIFESKAGEKCLAPNIKEEQEIKEDISKNENEVKDIIKSNVTAEVETTSKSIETTSKSIETCLNEESEKQRNEDQKDVVDRDQTVSEELATTQKAVIPERQKISAEELNTMVTEIENEEQLLLQEKGKLDRIGRNITEQMTKEAQELLQIFGIPYIVAPMEAEAQCAVLEALKLTDGTITDDSDIWLFGGRTVYKNFFNQKKHVLQFLRERIEKSFNLSREKLVLLALLVGSDYTVGVTGVGPVTALEILASFPFNKKKTIAEDAKFTDYQEIVAGLQDFKKWVKAGRRTDNVSLKKKLKNVSLSDDFPSVRVVQAYFEPNVEKSSEKFSWGDPDITELREYARAKFGWSQHKLDEIIKPVIKRMQENKTQKTVHDYFKKKLVLDSLEDQMSKRVKAAIQKMGTEASGEELNAPEKPKPKRARKRSTNQDATKPGPSKEKRKRRNDETERISEVIQATPANDPDKTFDIAVPKTDRYQEIIPQRERDRKCILENKLKAIEVFRKSKIDPKKRTTKRRLPVPKEKADLSESSDTD
- the LOC116765233 gene encoding DNA excision repair protein ERCC-5 isoform X2, with the translated sequence MLISLGCSKDYVNYYILESSQFLYLMVDFQILKEKQLSEDEQDSSASTVDLHSVDFDSDKFKNMPIKEKYDLLIELKETRKMNSWGKINTLPKKSDNFSDFQMQRLLKRRQLQECLEETEKEMGDEGMSLNELESLLNEEGIDTKIESLPSRRIASNNTTRYLLISNVRQALENAKRKEEAAQQAQMKISATTEVEKHDTKDIQKNDECDDDLEKAIKMSLECVEEADTSACTSKTDESWTSFLTESDYSDDEDEDGFAPPDMTSAKSYIKQYTDLNYKVIDNIVAAKQKEKNKPTKPRVNEMIEELAQEKTIIEDEIELMSSDDDKDKCEVVEKENDKDKSCAVEAVMENEVLSKKCKLEESNHEEASIICVEKSVADVISLDSSLGEAETDNDEVKVETAKDNIKLESSSSSEDDFEDVSDEETESKKPVVTLTLNMGNTIEDDIFADIFESKAGEKCLAPNIKEEQEIKEDISKNENEVKDIIKSNVTAEVETTSKSIETTSKSIETCLNEESEKQRNEDQKDVVDRDQTVSEELATTQKAVIPERQKISAEELNTMVTEIENEEQLLLQEKGKLDRIGRNITEQMTKEAQELLQIFGIPYIVAPMEAEAQCAVLEALKLTDGTITDDSDIWLFGGRTVYKNFFNQKKHVLQFLRERIEKSFNLSREKLVLLALLVGSDYTVGVTGVGPVTALEILASFPFNKKKTIAEDAKFTDYQEIVAGLQDFKKWVKAGRRTDNVSLKKKLKNVSLSDDFPSVRVVQAYFEPNVEKSSEKFSWGDPDITELREYARAKFGWSQHKLDEIIKPVIKRMQENKTQKTVHDYFKKKLVLDSLEDQMSKRVKAAIQKMGTEASGEELNAPEKPKPKRARKRSTNQDATKPGPSKEKRKRRNDETERISEVIQATPANDPDKTFDIAVPKTDRYQEIIPQRERDRKCILENKLKAIEVFRKSKIDPKKRTTKRRLPVPKEKADLSESSDTD
- the LOC116765234 gene encoding suppressor of hairless protein; this translates as MPHQYGAGAGGMGGGPPSPPPQHGALYPRYAAAAGPGAGAYRPEERRLTREAMERYLRDRSDMVVVILHAKVAQKSYGNEKRFFCPPPCIYLFGDGWRLRRERMLREGETEQASQLCAFIGIGNSDQDMQQLDLNNGKQYCAAKTLYISDSDKRKHFMLSVKMFYGNGHDIGIFNSKRIKVISKPSKKKQSLKNADLCIASGTKVALFNRLRSQTVSTRYLHVENGNFHASSTQWGAFTIHLLDDNESESEEFAVRDGYVHYGSTVKLVCSVTGMALPRLIIRKVDKQMALLEADDPVSQLHKCAFYMKDTERMYLCLSQERIIQFQATPCPKEPNKEMINDGACWTIISTDKAEYQFYEGMGPVRSPVTPVPLVHSLNLNGGGDVAMLELAGDNFTPSLQVWFGDVEAETMYRCAESMLCVVPDISQFRGQWLWVRQPTQVPVSLVRNDGIIYATGLTFTYTPEPGPRPTCPPVDGVMRPENAWHDAHRLPDALQ